TGCGCAGCGAGCTCCCGCCGACCTCCCAGCCGTCCGCGGCCAGGTCCGCGACGATCCACTCCAGCCGCGCGCCCCGGCGTCCCGCAGCGCCTGGGCCACCGCAAGGCCGGGAAAGATGTGGCCGCCGGTGCCGCCGGCCATCACCACCACCAGTGGCGCGATCGCTTTCAACGTGCCCTCCGGAGTGCGGATTGGGCGGCGGATTCCGCCGGCGTGTGCGCAAACGCCGGCTCGATCCGGCCACGCCCGCGCGCGCTGTTTCGCACACCGCCGTCGGCGGGCGGCTGCGCCGTCTGCGGCGCGGCGCCCTGGGCCGGCGCGGACCCCACGGCGCGACGCAAGGCCACCTGCCGCGCCGCACGCGGTTGCCCGGCGAGCGCCGCAATTTGGCCGTAAGTCGCCACCTTGCCGCGCGGGATTTTTTTGATAATCGCTTTGACGCGCTGAAATAATGTCTGGGGAATTGGCTTTGCCATAAACAAACATAATCACAAACTGTTTCGACTGCAAACTGATTTTTAGAGGAAACTGCCTCCGGGCGCTGTAAGTTTTCGCAAGAATAAAAGCGTCCGGGCGATCATCAAAATTGATTTTTGGATTTGATCACTTTGGAGGAATGCATGCTTCGTTCCCGTTTGCTCGTCTTTGTCGTCGCCCTGATGTTGCTTGTTGCACGTCCCGCGTTTGCGCAATCCGACAGCGTCGATGTCACTTTTTTCTATAAACCAGCCGGCAATCCCGCGACGGTGTTTTTACCGGGAGAATTCAACAACTGGGGGCCGAACAGCAACGGCACCATTGCAAGCAACGCGCCCTCGCGCATGACGTTCGAAGCCGCAACAAGCCGGTGGGTAAAAACCGTGCGCCTGCGCGTTGGCGGCGCGGTCGGCGGCGGAGGCGTTGCAGGCGCGTATCAATATAAATTCAACGAAAACGGTTCGAGCGGCGGCTGGCTCTCTGATCCGCTCAATCCGCGGCGCAATGCCAACGACAACAATAATTCGATTTTGTATGTCAGAAATCCGACGATTCACTATCTGCTGCCCAATTCCGTTTCCGGGCTGGTGAGCAGCACGCAACCCGCCATCAGCGCGTATATTTTTCCGGCGCGAAACAGTGTGATTGATACTTCGGCGCTGCGGCTTTTCATCGACAATACCGAATATCGAAATCTCGGCGCACACTATGACGCGGCGAGCAAGCTGTTTTCATTCACGCTGCCCTCGCCGCTATCCGGCGGCGTGCACCAGCTCAAGCTCGTTGCCCGCACCACCGCCGGCGCACAAAACGCAGACAGCACCACGTTCACGATTTTGCAAAACCCGCTGCAAGTGGTGGAAGCATTGCCTGCCGGCGCGCGAGACGGGATCAACTATGTCAACGCCGCTTCGGCTACGCTGGTGCTGCACGCGCCGCGCAAAGAGTTCGTTTATCTCATCGGCAGCTTCAACAACTGGCAAATTGACACCAACTATTTCATGAAACGCACGCCCGATAGCTCCCGCTACTGGATTACACTCAACAATCTTACGCCCGCAACACAATATCTTTTTCAATATCTCGTTAACGGCAGTTTGCGCATTGCCGATCCCTATGCCGAACAAGTCAGCGATCCCTTTAACGATCAATTCATCAGCAGCACAACCTATCCGAATTTGATCCGTTATCCCGCGGGCCAAACCGAGGAGATCGCTTCCGTATTGCAAACCGCGCAATCGCCCTACACCTGGCAGGCAACGGATTATCAACGGCCCGCGCAAAAAGATCTGGTGATCTATGAACTGCTCATCCGCGATTTCATCGCCGCGCATGATTACAAAACGCTGATCGACACCTTGAGTTATTTGGAAAATCTCGGCGTCAATGCCATCGAGCTGATGCCGGTCAATGAAT
This portion of the Cytophagia bacterium CHB2 genome encodes:
- a CDS encoding MGMT family protein, giving the protein MAKPIPQTLFQRVKAIIKKIPRGKVATYGQIAALAGQPRAARQVALRRAVGSAPAQGAAPQTAQPPADGGVRNSARGRGRIEPAFAHTPAESAAQSALRRAR